Proteins encoded together in one Sesamum indicum cultivar Zhongzhi No. 13 unplaced genomic scaffold, S_indicum_v1.0 scaffold00347, whole genome shotgun sequence window:
- the LOC105180147 gene encoding uncharacterized protein LOC105180147 gives METIAMQSADIPWLVGGDFNTVRDLSEICGVSRDIRMAMEDFNTCIQNTGLLPLPMQGEWYTWHNCSAGPRNLWKRLDRMLINDRWMAQFPTSYYSSLTARTSDHSPMVLSGDIQQQLGGMFRFDNYLALSPEFIPSVQQVWQHNIIGTPMYAVTRKLKALKPIFREQRRKKGDLSHNVQLAKGFLEMAQVLVTSNRQDELFLQLEHCCRVVLAKAAKLEQIMLQQRSKMQWMKGDPGAVINEFVMYYQNLLGGERRRDMIDLRFLRPWARHILSEDDVNSLVLPFTHTDVKQAIFDIAEDKAPGPDGYSSGFFKAAWPIIGQE, from the exons ATGGAGACTATTGCTATGCAGAGTGCTGATATTCCGTGGCTtgttggaggggatttcaatacAGTGCGAGACCTTAGTGAAATCTGTGGTGTATCAAGAGATATTCGAATGGCCATGGAAGACTTTAATACTTGCATCCAGAATACAGGATTAttaccattacccatgcagggcgaatggtacacatggcacaattgCAGTGCCGGGCCACGAAACCTCTGGAAAAGACTGGATCGCATGCTGatcaatgatagatggatggctcagTTCCCGACATCATATTATTCTTCCCTCACAGCACGCACTTCAGATCACTCCCCAATGGTGTTAAGTGGGGATATACAACAACAAttaggaggtatgtttcgattcgataattacctcGCCCTATCTCCAGAATTTATTCCCAGTGTACAGCAGGtatggcaacataacataatAGGGACACCCATGTATGCCGTAACaaggaaactcaaagcacttaaACCGATAtttagagagcagaggaggaaaaagggggACTTATCTCACAATGTCCAActggcaaaagggtttcttgagatggcgcaAGTACTTGTTACTTCAAACAGGCAGGATGAACTATTCCTACAGTTGGAACACTGCTGCCGGGTAGTACTAGCTAAAGCAGCTAAACTTGAACAGATTATGCTACAACAGAGAtcaaaaatgcagtggatgaaggggg ATCCAGGAGCagtaattaatgagtttgtcatgtactatcaaaatttacttggtgGGGAACGACGAAGAGACATGATAGATCTTCGATTCCTGCGACCATGGGCTAGACATATATTGAGTGAAGATGATGTCAACTCCTTAGTCTTGCCATTTACTCATACGGATGTCAAGCAAGcgatttttgacattgctgaagaTAAGGCACCTGGGCCGgacgggtattcatcgggcttcttcaaagctgcatggccAATAATAGGGCAGGAG